Proteins found in one Lysinibacillus fusiformis genomic segment:
- a CDS encoding RNA polymerase sigma factor yields the protein MVKQSMNAFLQQAGTLLYRYLRKRGLAHEDAEDIVQDTCYKFLLHKNGIHSDKVMSWLYRVATNQFYDLKRKETRHPTTELEEVQLTSFIHIPEIQMLKKEKLKDIQNTLETLSILHQELLILKYELGLSYKEISALMNKNENTLKTHVRRAREEFTERFKEDIHDE from the coding sequence ATGGTAAAGCAATCAATGAATGCGTTTCTACAGCAAGCAGGAACGCTGCTATATCGTTATTTGAGAAAACGTGGGTTAGCCCATGAGGATGCAGAAGATATCGTCCAAGATACATGTTATAAATTTTTATTACATAAAAATGGAATTCACTCAGACAAAGTAATGAGCTGGTTATATCGTGTAGCAACCAATCAATTTTATGATCTCAAGAGAAAAGAAACACGTCATCCAACAACAGAATTAGAGGAAGTTCAATTGACTTCATTCATTCATATTCCTGAGATCCAGATGCTAAAAAAAGAAAAATTAAAGGACATACAGAATACACTCGAAACGCTATCCATTTTGCATCAGGAATTATTAATCCTGAAATATGAGCTGGGGTTATCGTATAAGGAAATTTCAGCCTTAATGAATAAGAATGAAAACACACTAAAAACGCATGTCAGACGTGCTAGAGAAGAATTTACTGAACGATTTAAGGAGGATATTCATGATGAATAA
- a CDS encoding anti sigma factor C-terminal domain-containing protein produces the protein MMNKEENEFLFDDKQTKKIMRRARFWSTVKMIGITLIVTPIVLIALWYGLRTLSLNSAQKVMDDIHLFNEISAPNVQISNQVYDDHLLGGKITTTTYKVLGDQHRPYIWKPIESDYNLFGTLTFTSFSSSIQIEGSESLAETHQFERFNDYTGDREMFFYHPKIAYDHYKDNISELNQLEKNTLVELAISFDNAYRFDDIKSKLPPEVQVDWWWVDAYTDDTLDFIKQGQHTIAANHPYIYGFQSEQSKPKPRRSSSDEVDTFIRNIELLRKGKNFEWETNQVYQALIGENGTLEKSDVKITGAVVTGTPEQLQSLQGQPYIKGSIFGVISNQK, from the coding sequence ATGATGAATAAAGAAGAAAATGAATTTTTGTTTGATGATAAACAAACGAAAAAAATAATGAGAAGGGCAAGGTTTTGGTCAACAGTCAAAATGATTGGGATTACATTGATCGTTACACCCATTGTGCTAATAGCCTTATGGTATGGGCTGAGGACTTTATCGTTAAATAGTGCTCAAAAAGTAATGGATGATATTCATTTATTTAACGAAATAAGTGCGCCCAATGTTCAAATTAGTAATCAGGTTTATGACGATCATTTGCTTGGAGGAAAAATAACAACAACAACCTATAAGGTGCTTGGAGATCAGCATCGACCCTATATTTGGAAGCCTATCGAAAGTGATTATAATCTGTTTGGAACGCTTACATTCACTTCCTTTTCTAGCTCCATCCAAATAGAAGGTTCAGAATCACTGGCAGAAACACATCAATTCGAACGGTTTAATGACTACACGGGTGATCGAGAAATGTTTTTTTATCACCCTAAAATTGCATACGATCATTATAAAGATAATATTAGTGAACTGAATCAATTGGAGAAAAATACTTTAGTAGAATTAGCTATTTCTTTTGATAATGCCTATCGTTTTGACGACATTAAAAGCAAGCTACCGCCTGAAGTGCAAGTAGATTGGTGGTGGGTGGATGCTTATACAGATGATACGCTAGATTTTATTAAGCAAGGACAGCATACGATTGCAGCTAATCATCCGTACATTTACGGCTTCCAATCAGAGCAATCCAAACCAAAACCCCGACGTTCTTCAAGCGACGAGGTTGACACCTTTATTCGAAACATTGAGCTTCTTCGTAAAGGCAAGAACTTTGAGTGGGAAACAAACCAGGTTTATCAAGCTTTAATAGGGGAAAATGGGACCCTGGAGAAAAGTGATGTGAAAATAACTGGAGCGGTAGTAACTGGTACACCAGAACAATTGCAGTCATTACAAGGACAACCATACATTAAAGGGTCTATATTTGGTGTAATATCAAATCAGAAATAG